Proteins encoded by one window of Lathyrus oleraceus cultivar Zhongwan6 chromosome 1, CAAS_Psat_ZW6_1.0, whole genome shotgun sequence:
- the LOC127120532 gene encoding uncharacterized protein LOC127120532, with protein MAGLLAWAADVVGGAGGSESGTEDSIPILFTDSQKTYVRELDHKFNSLQRSIQDLRLRLPPPDISQRLPHLHAHSLASNNALALQLNAHSSTRHQAQLREETLKEENAAFENAISNCEDKIKEKLQEAELLRSKLEEMDEAEEKLKTEIENMRLRASENAGQSWTAESWEEENKTYTKTGFDADMDGEVSKSAMLDKLEERKNELSSMEDTVKELEKKWAEVQENALKQPSPAQREKTLDKQLHGLLEQLAAKQTQAEGLLGEIHVKEMELERLNGQWRQLQNNSEANNARSRFVRGSSDKVQSLSDYDGPQRLPYHSAGRTESQQRLMLLRSAFVLYILALNVIVFIRISF; from the exons ATGGCAGGCCTATTAGCATGGGCAGCAGATGTAGTAGGAGGAGCAGGAGGATCAGAATCAGGCACCGAAGATTCAATCCCAATCCTTTTCACCGATTCTCAGAAAACCTACGTTCGTGAACTCGATCACAAATTTAATTCCCTCCAACGTTCGATCCAAGATCTACGCCTTCGATTACCTCCTCCTGATATCTCACAGCGTCTTCCTCATCTTCACGCTCACTCTTTAGCTTCCAATAACGCTCTCGCTCTCCAATTAAACGCGCATTCCTCCACTCGCCATCAG GCCCAGCTTAGAGAGGAGACACTGAAGGAAGAAAATGCTGCTTTTGAGAATGCTATATCCAATTGCGAGGATAAGATCAAGGAAAAATTACAGGAGGCTGAACTACTAAGGAGCAAGCTAGAG GAAATGGATGAAGCTGAAGAGAAGCTGAAGACTGAGATAGAAAATATGCGGCTGCGAGCTTCTGAAAATGCTGGCCAATCTTGGACTGCTGAGAGTTGGGAGGAAGAAAACAAGACATATACTAAAACTGGCTTTGATGCAGATATGGATGGAGAAGTTTCAAAATCGGCTATGCTTGACAAATTGGAAGAAAGGAAGAACGAACTG AGTTCAATGGAGGATACTGTAAAGGAGTTGGAAAAGAAATGGGCAGAAGTGCAGGAAAATGCACTTAAGCAGCCTTCCCCAG CACAAAGAGAGAAAACATTGGATAAACAACTTCATGGTTTACTTGAGCAACTAGCAGCTAAGCAG ACACAGGCTGAGGGTTTACTTGGTGAAATTCACGTGAAAGAGATGGAGCTGGAAAGATTGAATGGGCAATGGCGACAACTGCAAAACAACTCAGAGGCAAACAATGCTAGGAGTCGTTTTGTTAGAGGCTCCTCTGATAAGGTACAAAGTTTGTCCGATTATGATGGTCCTCAGAGGCTTCCTTACCATTCTGCAGGCAGAACTGAAAGCCAGCAGAGGCTCATGCTACTTAGGTCGGCATTTGTGCTTTATATTTTAGCCTTAAATGTAATTGTATTTATCAGGATATCTTTTTGA
- the LOC127094564 gene encoding uncharacterized protein LOC127094564 — protein sequence MESSKRNIYSFKFKDSDLKSLRDLVSQMHPVYRINFGKNYGNLLSILNQQVDHTALVTLAQFYDLPLRCFTFQDFQLAPTLEEFERLVRIPTKNKPLFEGIDESLPFEIIASTLHMDEKEVEANLETKGNTKGFSLSFLLERAHTLLKAESWDACYSAIALAIYGIVLFPNMDGFIDMAVICVFLTGNPLPTLLADVYYYMSHRYTKKKGMIACCAPLLYQWFLEHLPKTGVWVEQTDVSWPQRLGSLLSEDLSWYSKEYINMDIIFSRGDFPNLPLIGTQGCVNSNLILSLRQLGYPMEGPLEARSLEAFLLLDFGVENPSLFQRIK from the coding sequence atggaatcaagcaaaagaaacatttacTCTTTCAAGTTCAAAGATTCCGATCTAAAGAGCTTACGTGACTTGGTCTCTCAGATGCACCCGGTGTACAGAATCAACTTTGGGAAGAATTATGGCAATCTACTCAGCATCCTTAACCAACAAGTGGACCATACAGCTTTAGTCACTTTGGCCCAATTCTATGACctacctttaagatgcttcacattccaagacttccaGCTAGCACCAACGTTGGAAGAATTCGAGCGTCTTGTTAGGATTCCTACGAAGAACAAACCACTATTTGAAGGGATAGATGAATCTTTGCCCTTTGAGATCATTGCTAGCACGCTTCACATGGATGAAAAGGAAGTAGAGGCTAACCTGGAGACCAaagggaataccaaaggattttcgctaagttttctcttggaaagaGCTCATACCTTACTAAAAGCAGAAAGTTGGGACGCTTGTTACTCTGCTATTGCATTGGCCATCTATGGCATCGTCCTGTTCCCAAATATGGATGGTTTTATAGACATGGCTGTTATTTGCGTTTTCCTTACTGGAAACCCATTACCCACCTTGTTAGCTGATGTTTACTATTACATGAGCCATAGGTACACCAAGAAGAAGGGAAtgattgcttgttgtgctcctttaCTATATCAGTGGTTTCTTGAGCATCTTCCAAAGACAGGTGTTTGGGTAGAACAGACAGATGTTAGTTGGCCTCAGAGATTGGGATCACTCCTATCCGAAGATCTTTCTTGGTATTCCAAAGAATACATCAACATGGACATCATATTTAGCCGTGGAGATTTCCCTAATCTACCACTTATTGGAACTCAAGGATGCGTAAATTCTAACCTGATTCTATCACTAAGACAACTTGGCTACCCAATGGAAGGCCCTCTAGAGGCAAGGTCTTTGGAAGCTTTCTTATTACTTGACTTTGGGGTTGAGAATCCTAGCTTGTTCCAACGAATCAAATAG
- the LOC127120523 gene encoding protein trichome birefringence-like 19 — MKFQSNEILNGKYSARNTTKSAFLIPFTLLLIMFPIILMRNTEESSPSSSLSPSSPNMSSVRNMNNRTETKGCDIFSGNWIPYSEEPYYNNVTCKWMIDEQNCMKFGRPDEEYLHWRWKPDECELPLFNATQFLELVSGKKMVFVGDSVGRNQLQSLLCLLSQVSEPEDVSHKYTSDVIYFRRYFFPDYNFTLGNLWSPYFVRSSDADKKGHSYNNIMKLYVDEVDEAWSSQVENFDIVIISAGHWFFRPLMYYEKGQLVGCNKCGIENVTDLAHYYGYKMAFRTAFRTLTSLENFKGVTYFRTFSPSHFENGDWNKGGNCVRTKPFSKEEMKLNGYFLETYMTQVNEFKVAQEVASKKGLKFLMLNTTEIMLLRPDGHPNDYGHSKNTNVTYYNDCVHWCLPGPVDTWNEFLLYMLNIESNSSYDSKLESVVL, encoded by the exons ATGAAGTTCCAAAGCAATGAGATTCTCAATGGAAAGTACTCGGCAAGAAACACAACCAAAAGTGCTTTTCTCATACCATTCACTCTTCTTCTCATCATGTTTCCTATTATTCTCATGAGAAACACAGAAgaatcatcaccatcatcatcgTTGTCGCCGTCGTCTCCGAACATGTCTTCTGTCAGAAACATGAACAACAGAACAGAAACAAAAGGATGTGACATCTTTTCTGGTAACTGGATTCCTTATTCTGAGGAACCTTATTACAATAACGTAACATGCAAATGGATGATAGATGAACAAAACTGCATGAAATTCGGTAGACCTGATGAAGAGTATCTTCATTGGAGATGGAAGCCGGACGAATGCGAGCTTCCACTCTTTAATGCAACTCAATTCTTAGAGCTTGTCAGTGGTAAGAAAATGGTTTTTGTTGGAGATTCTGTTGGAAGAAATCAGTTGCAATCTTTGTTGTGCCTCCTAAGTCAA GTGTCTGAACCGGAAGACGTTTCTCATAAATACACATCAGATGTCATATATTTCAGACGGTATTTCTTCCCCGATTATAATTTCACCCTTGGAAATCTATGGTCGCCATATTTTGTGAGATCAAGTGATGCTGATAAAAAAGGCCATTCATACAACAACATCATGAAACTATATGTAGATGAGGTAGATGAAGCATGGTCAAGTCAAGTTGAAAACTTTGACATAGTAATAATCTCAGCAGGACATTGGTTTTTTAGACCTTTAATGTACTATGAAAAGGGTCAACTTGTTGGATGCAACAAATGTGGAATAGAGAATGTAACAGATCTTGCTCACTACTATGGTTACAAAATGGCATTTAGGACAGCATTTAGAACCTTAACAAGTCTTGAAAATTTTAAGGGTGTGACATATTTTAGGACATTTTCTCCATCACATTTTGAGAATGGAGATTGGAACAAAGGAGGGAATTGTGTGAGGACAAAGCCATTTAGCAAGGAAGAAATGAAGTTAAATGGTTACTTTCTAGAGACATACATGACACAAGTGAATGAATTTAAAGTAGCACAAGAGGTAGCATCAAAGAAGGGATTGAAGTTTTTGATGCTAAATACAACTGAAATTATGTTGTTGAGACCTGATGGACACCCTAATGATTATGGACATTCTAAGAACACAAATGTTACATATTACAATGATTGTGTTCATTGGTGTTTGCCTGGACCTGTCGACACATGGAATGAGTTTTTGCTATATATGTTGAATATAGAAAGCAACTCATCTTATGACTCAAAGTTAGAGAGTGTTGTTTTATGA